CGCTTCCTCCTCTCCTCTACGCTTTTTGGTCTTCTGCATCTTATTGGAAAACACTACGTGTTTATCGTTATGAAATAAATCACTTTTTCCCTAAAATTCagggaaaacaaacaaaacaacggTTTAGAACTAAAAGCGCGCTTGCTTACGGCGttatttggtttaattttgACACTATTGACAGTTGCTTATTTTTGTGTCAAATTCGAACAGAAATGTTGCCAGAACTGATATTGGGTGTAGTTTATCGTGAAATTAGGAAGTATACAGAGGGAAAACGTGAGTGTATGGGGGAGTAAATACAAGTTGAGAATAAGGGGGGAGGACATGAAGGAAGTAACGGGTGGAGTACAAATAAAGAGGAAATCTATATGTGACCTCGCAGACCTCGTAGATCCACCaatttaactgcctcgttggtctagttgtcgcaagtgtggctgctgagcacgaggtctcgggttcgattcccgagtcgggccgaaatcgctttgtgggttttagaagactttcacaaagcagcccgaagcctggaggttggtgattgattcacccgtgcatcggagagcacgtaaatgtcggtcctgcgcctgatctctttccggtcgtgtcggattgccgtcccatcgggctatgagagtgaaggaatagggagtgcacctgtgtctgcgcaaatgctcgtgcactataatatgtcctgcgcagttggctgatctccttacatgagaacagccgccgtagccgataatcggctaggaggacatcatcatcatcatcagatccACCAATAAGTTCGTGCTCtgagttaataatgtcaaaatcgaatagaaatcgaatcgcaatatgatcgcaatagcagttttaggCAGTTGTCCCACCAACGACGAGAAAACGACTAACTATCGGCTATTTCCTCGCTCAAGAAACGTACAATAGATATACTTTCCAAGTGAACAAAAGAGATGCATATACAAATAGTTGATCGCTGACTGTTCACACTGCCGGCGAGCACTCGCTTCACTAGTTTGTCGCTGAGCGACAAAAGCTATGAAAGATAACACTCGCTCGGCGACAGTCGCCAAGCGATTAGAACTCACGCCGAGTGAGCAACCAGTGGTCATTTCTCTACAGTGCCATTCTAAAAGTAcacggtttttttatttactatgaatatCGAAAAATCATTTGAATTATCGTTGTTATCTAGTTCagacgacgatgatgatgaattcTGCGAGTAATCGCCCGCCTCACTCGCACACTCGCTTATAGCCGAGCTACACAAATATCGGAACTACGCACTCGCTCCCCGCGTCTCGCTAACTCGTTTCTAGTTCTAGCTCCACTCGTTACTCGTTAATCGTTGCCGGTGAGACAAGTGCCTTAACcgtatcgggcattctgctactaataaaagaccaaacttattcgattgacatttgattggtgtgcgattggtctgctattttggtgattttggtctatacggtagtttgctgtacaaccATTTTGCAATCgaaataaatcatttgcagacaaaatgattcattattgaatgacagaaaaggataaaaacgtttatttcaaagaaaaaatagcggaatgccacatacgcttcaatcgtaatcgagtcgggattggatctcagtcgaatcgagtcgaacgtgaatcgtatgtcgcttaagtaaaattaggagaatcgggcccctgtccGCTCTCATAACACCACACGTCCACACATTCGATCCATGACGATCGAGGTCCCACGAGCGTGAGACCTCTGTCAGGAAATTATTCATTTCTACGGTAAAGCTATACGAAGGCACTCAGTTTTCAGGTTTGAAATGTGGCTCTTAGATGCGTCATTGGCCTCAATAAAGTCATATAATATCTACTATCGGCAGTTAGGAGCCACGAGTTGAGCAGtttcttttcgttttttttttcttttcaaacgTCTaacttctattctatttttatttctcgCAGTGTTTTCGAAATGTTTGCGACGATTCTGCAAGAGGCAAGAGAGCAAAACTTCACCTTATGAAAAAAAAGGTGACTTGTCAAACAATCCAATCTGTCACTTTCACTTCAGTTCTGTCACAACAAAAATGGCGAACCGCACGGTAAAAGATGCGAAGTCAATACGAGGCACAAATCCCCAATATTTGATAGAAAAGATTATCAGATCGCGTATATACGACTCCAAATACTGGAAGGAAGAATGTTTCGCTTTAACTGCAGAATTGCTAGTCGACAAAGCCATGGAATTACGATACGTCGGAGGCGTGCACGGCGGTTTCATTTATCCGACGCCGTTTTtgtgtttagttttaaaaatgttacagATCCAGCCTGAAAAGGATATTGTGGTTGAGTTCATAAAGAACGAGGAGTTCAAATATGTGCGTGCATTGGGAGCATTTTACATGAGGCTTACAGGATCTTCGGTAGATTGTTACAAGTATTTGGAACCTCTTTACAACGACAATAGGAAGTTGAGGCGGCAAAACCGGGAAGGTCAGTTCGAGATTGTGCACGTAGATGAGTTTATAGACGAACTTCTTCGTGAGGAACGTCTGTGCGACGTGATACTGCCAAGAATACAGAAGCGCCACTTCTTAGAAGAGAATAATGAATTGGAGCCCAAAGTTTCGGCCCTTGATGACGATTTGGACGAAGAAATGCCGTCTGATGAAGAAAATGTTGACACTGaagtaaaagaaaacaaaagagaaaaGGAGCGAAGAGGGGACAGAGATAGAAGGAGGGACAGgttcgtatttttatttctaagcaGTTTTGAATTGTGTATAGAGGTTTTAACCTAACAGTACGATGTAATAAAAGCCATCCATGGATTAACCATTTAATAAACTATCCTTTCCAACTGCTGCTATTCCTAGTTATTGTAAAAACATAAGTATGGCATGTAAAGCACTGTTCCCTGTTTAATATTTCTTGTGTATAATTTGATATAACCTAGATAGACTTGTGCCATAACACAAATTTTACTCTATCTTTCAGGTCAAGGGAAAGAGACAGACGTGAAAAGGACCGTAAAAGGGACAGATCTCGCAGCAGAGACCGTGACCGCAGAAGAGAAAGGGAACGTGAACGCGAAAGGGAAAAGGAGAGGGAGAAAGAAAGAGAAAAGGACAGGTCTAGGGAACAGAGGGAGAGAGAGAAGGATAGAAGGGACAGAGATAGACACGATGTTGATAGAAGAAGAGATAGAGGTAGATACTGATAAGAATAAATGTTTGAAGTACATGATGGTAGTTTTATTATGGTACAGATAAATCACATATTATCATTTAGTTAGTTGATAGGTAACTAAACTGTATTGTCAAGTTCATAATTTTCTACACACAGTTTTATGAGATTCTATAGAAATAGGATATTTGGTCAGTAGACCTCTGAgactaaataattatgttaggtatgcgtgtaatattttattctcgACTAAGGAGGATTCTgaacaaagcaaaataaatggATATACCAATGAATTGAcatgtatatttaaaaaaaagttatgataacaatatcataaaaataattctctGTAAAGTAAACATTTCATTTACAAGTACAATCATTTTGtattatgtacattttaatttctatgtGGCTAAACTATTAGCGGACATAAGCTCATATAATGATAAATTCAATTACATTATGAGAATGAGATGAATCTATATGCAAAGTATAGCACCACCTCATTTTTGCACTTAAATTTGAATGATTATAATTTGCCATAAATAAAAGCACTACTTATATAACAGAAAAGCTGAATAAAAAGTTCGTTACATATTGATATGAGAttgttaacaaaaaatatatgtaatttgATGAAGGAATATAGGTAGACAACTTCTTATTGAATacataattatagaaaaatcATCATGCCTTCCGACAGTCATATTTTAAACTGAAATCTAACAAGTTTGAAAATCTAATAGGAAGAACAATTCATACTATAAAATATGAgcatattcatttttatttcactaTCTACATAATGTACACAACATAGACAAGGAGGAGACtaatattcttttaaattttttgagtCCAGTTTTCCTGAAAAATATCTATAACTTCATAGTTGGTAAGTCATGCATGATTTTTGCCATTCTCCTTGTCTATGCATAAAACCCCCAAGttcatattgttttttcttttaacatCTATCTAACAATTTATAAACACTATATTAATGCTAAATGCATTTCAATAATTTCATTTGCAATCAATAAATTAGTCTAATTTGATTTctcaatgtaggtacctatattttcattaatttattttattttttacaattcactagcactaatttcataaataatacgTTATATTATTGTTCATGTGACtacaatatgtacctacagttCACGCCAACTAAGATTGCTATTCCGAAGATAGTCATTTCCATATTATAGGCTTCATTATAGTGAATTTATCAACATAACTACTTCAGAAATGAAAACATAATTGGCGTGAATTGCATAGATAATTTtagtctattttataattgaggCTAAAGAGATAGGCTCAGCAGTTTTCTTAAACAGCAGAGTTACGGCTGAAATATAATAAGGATTATATGACTGCGTACTAAGTAATAGAGAGATAATTAAACTCATCTGTATACAGTTGGTagcacataaataaaatatagagcAGGTATGATAAATTAAGATTTTGGATGtgttgtaagaaaaataatttaaacactagaaaaacaatttaacatatttaaaaagaatGCAAAAAATATCACCTGTGGCACATTCGGGAGATACCTACTAATTCGAATATCAAAAgcacgtttttatttttcaatgcaTAATCGAATGAGCATAACTTGAAAAAATGAACAGTGATTGAAACTCTTGATTTCCTACATTCAAAATACATAAAGCGTAGCGTTGAATTCGTTCGTCATATATTTGCTGCCTGATTTTGCAATTTGAAATACGAATACCTAATTATCCAATCATTAAATAATATCCTTCTatgcctgtgcccagcagtgggtcgATAAAAAGGAATAGATAATTTCGCGGGTAATCTGAAAGTACCCAGTCCTaatcaattgtttgtttttccttCTATTTTTTGCTAATATAATTTTCCCTGACCATGTAGCCattaagaagaaaaagaagtaaaaaaaaaaatcataggcACTCCTCAGAACTAGAGTTGCGATTCAAAGAGTTTTTAATCATGCCACTGAGTGAAGGCACACTGAATTTTAGCTAGAAGGTCGGCGCGTGCATTATGAAAATCCTTTGTTCTTCTTTCTTGATCCATTTGAGTAGACGGTCTACTGCTTTGATGGCTTGGTCTTTTTCCATTAGGGGGTCGAATGTTACATAGAGTTCAAAGCCGTTTgttacctgaaaataaaatagttacagGTACAATTTCAAGCGTGCTACAATATTAAATCATTATATATATAATCATTATTGGGGGTTCGAGAGCTATGAGCAAAGTTGTTGGTCTTGGTTTACCAACGTTAGTGTTTAACGGGGTTAACATTCCTTACAGCTGCACTGTGAAAAATCTTGGCCTACACCTTGACTCCACGCTGAATTGGCAATCACAGGTTGCAGCTGTTAGTCAGAAAGTGACCAGCACGCTGCGGTTCCTCTATCGCTTGAAAAATTTTCTCCCAGTTAACGTGAAGGCGACGCTTATGCAAACTTTAATCTTTCccataatcgactatggtgatgtttgctactatgacctgaatgcagatctgctcaataaacttgaccggcttctcaacaattgcattcgattcgtttttaatctccgcaagtacgatcatgtgtcagcctatcgagcgcaacttaaatggctaccgataagacaacgtcgtgtgatgagggcattaactactcttttctctattctaCACTCTCCCTGTACGCCTTCTTATTTAACTCCTCACTTCCAATATATATGTTCTCAACATagcaaaaatctccgctcctctaataatcgtcttcttcactgccctgctcaccggTCAGATATcattcactcttccttctttgttaaatctattcttctctggaatgagctacctctggaagtcaggatggttaacagtcgttatacattcaaaaagaaattacgcgaccacatccataggaaattggcagaatcgctaccgtagattgtttttttttttatctatttctttatCTCTCCTGgcaattatatgtatgtatgtatattatgtattattatctatatatatattgtatacttttaaactaactatccaaacaaaaaccttgcacctaccactgctatttctccaccacctaaaggtagactgggagaaaacgcctaaggcgttaagtccgccattgtacgaaatgtgcatgaagtataaataaataaataaataaatattgggtTCCCAACTTCTAGCCtgtaaagatatttttatgtttggaGTGAATACATAATGTTTTCATGAATAAATGTGGTTTTTTGAGATATATTCTTGGGATTATTACAACACAACAAGTACAAACGACAAGTATTTTTCGGCATAGTCTGTAGCTTcaaattatacatttattaCTTAGTATTCATTTGACGGCAACATAACAGTTTTACATAGAATTAAGATATTATGTATTAACTgccttacttataaatgtgaattaaatataagtaatacttaagggctgtttaagaaaattcttacttataaatgttgcttaagtatgtcttaactaacattaatcactacttaaaactttaagtagtgattagttaaaatgttgcttagaaagtgattagagattttataagtaaggctgttaaacATGACGGGGGATTATATAgccattacaataaataatcatACACAAAATACACTTACCCAAGCCAAAACGGTGTCACTAGAATTCGACCGAAATATCAGCTTAGCTGGCGTCGAAGTACAATGTATAGAACTGCAAAACCTTCTATAATTCCTCACATAGTCTATATCAGACAGCCTTTCCGCCTTTTTCACCATAATATCACCTCCTACTTTATGCCTCATTCTATAATCCTGTAGTTTATCTAAACTTATAGGATCTGACGTAAATAATTGGGCAGTAGATTTACACTTGTACATAAAATGTCTGATTTCAGGTATTCCTATGTGTTTTAGAGGGTTTGTTGTAGGTAATTCTTCGTTCCTGTTTAAAGCGTCGTTGATGGCTACGAGACAGTTTGAACGGCGAAGTTTTTCGGCGATTGTGTGTTTAGCTTGGGAGAGAGGGAAGAATGCGTCGCGTTGTACTGTTAGAAGGAGGAGGCAGGCTTGGCAGTCTTCTGAGATGTAGGATACGTGGCCGTGGAGGAAGCCgctgcaaataaaaatatgaacattAAACTTATGTTTTAAATACTTTAGAATATATCgacaaaataatgtaagtatGTACTACTAAAACgctctcatcatcctccgagccttttcccaaactatgttggggtcggcttccagtctaaccagattcagctgggtaccagtgctttacaagaagcgactgcctatctgacctcctcaacccagttacctgggcaacccgataccccttggttagactggtgtcagacttactggcttctgactacccgtaacgactgccaaggatgttcaatgacagccgggacctacagtttcacgtgccatccgaaacacagtcattggtgtctaagatatacttagaaagtacatacaaacttagaaaagttgcattggtacttgtctgacctggaatcggacccgcgccctcatactcgagaggttggttctttgcccactaggccaccacgacctacTAAAACACTCTATAGGTAATTAATGTTGATATCACATCTCCTAATTTTTATGatcggaaaatatttttaggttatatcataattatttgtcTGAACGCTCTAATCGTAGGAAAAACTAggctggtctgatttgaaatctttttttgttcttttactTTCGTTGTTACTTTATAGCCGgatgcgcgaagtagttccctcgggacgtgggtgaaaccgctgaggGTGCGTTATATAATGCAGTGCAGTTATAAATCTATATACTTACGTTGAATCAAACTTCGGCAAACAAATCGGGGTCCAGCTCTCCGCCGTCTTAAAAGATTCAGAGCTCCGAACCAAATTAAACAACAAATGTATATCAGAGGGATGTAATGTGTACTTCTTCATTCGTACTAGGGTAATCAGTTGGTTGCCAGCCAGCATTATAGCGAAGACCAAATCTCTTATTTTGTTGCAAGTAGTTTGTATAGCGTTTGTTATGTTCTCTCTGGCTTTCTCGGGGAGCGGTAGACAGCGGACTGCGCCTGTGAATTAGAAAGTTAGAATATTAGGTATAGTAATTTGTATTTAGCATTAAAAAcctctttgaaaaataaaagaaaatcgacTTTTAAAACACTAAACATCTGAAAACAATACTGTAAGGTTCGCTGCATTCGATTTTAAAagctaaaagtatttttgttgttCCTAGAAGttggtggcgaaataaacacaGGTCGTAGGTACGTCTTGACACAGACTTGAGTCATGTACCATCCTGTATTTAGATTTTTAGTGATTTGCCTTAAGTATTGTTTAAATTCTCTTAAGATATCGTCGATTTTCGTCATTCATAAACTTACCCAGTAAAAATGCGGGATCCTTTTCCATAAATATAAGTAAGTGATCTATAAGTCGCTCGGCCCCCGACAACAGTCTTCGCAGATCATAGTTCCTTCTTTGTTCAAATATTCTGTTCAGCTGTGTTAGAGTAAGTACTGACACTATTTGATTAAATGCATACCTGAAATTTAGGGATATATTTTTAGGCTCTTACTTAAcgaattattttactgttgggaagctacattatgcAGTAACACAGTGTATACTTtgtacaggaagaagttcccttgGTAGGGGGGAAAACGCGCGGGAGATAGACAGTAAGTAAATATCTCCATAGTAAACGCCACTCTAGAAGCCTAGCGagatatgtatattattataatgttttattttaggcTTTGTCTGTGGCAGCAGTTCTGTCTCATAGAAGGATAATGAAAAGAAGATCCACTGCTttccaaacaatattttttgactgttcTCTTCTATAATGTGTATTAATCTACACATTAAATGACAGTATAATTCATATTTAACCACAAGAACATATAAATAATAGATTCTTAATAGCTTAGCACATTACCGAACTTACGTTAACTGTAGAACAAGTTGTGTTTCACTCTCATTAGACTTTGATACCACAACTAATATCAAAGGTCCCTTCACTAAGAACACAGCCTTACAATCCTTTGTGGTGATAGATCTCAATATATCCTGGTTTTGTTCCTCTACTACGCTGACTAGCGCTTGGATGACCCCGCAGAGGCCTGCCAACTTGTCTTCGTTACCATATCTGAAAGAAATTATTACAAGTTTTATTGTACAGTAAATCTTTCTCAACTtaaaatattgtgaataaaaataaaatgaggtcTTAAGTTGGATTCATAGGTATAACAAGTTATTACTATTCCATATGATTTCTCAGCTGCAGCCCAGATGCTGGATATTTATGAGTTTACAACAACATAACAGGCTTGTAAGTATTGTCAAGGGCTTAAATAAACCAAGATCGACATACTTGGCCTATCCCAAAAATCTTGCTTGaacggaagatgatgatgattattacaataactactacaatattgaaaaaaatatcaaattatataaaaaaaatatcatacttGCCTAGAATAAATAGGTTTACCAGCAGAACTGAGTATGAACACATGTTTTTCTTTGTTCACTAGTTCTGGTGATTGAAGATAATCATCTTTCTCATTGTCTGTCTCATCACCATTCTGTTCCACTAAGTTGGAGTGGCTCGTTGACGCTGATATTGATTCctggaaataatattaatttttttcttagtgAGTACATTAGTACATTGGAATATCCATTCTATATAGTTGGCTTCATGATTCTTTATAAGATGTTTATGGTGTTTAATTCGGTCCACATTGCTGATAGCACCAATTACCATTTATGAATAATGATGAAAGCCTTCAGCAGCCTTCAGGTGGTTGCCGTGGTTGGTTAGTTATTATATGGTTGCTAACAGAAGAGAACAAATTGTAACCTTGTATTAGAGCTCTCTGGTTTCAGATGGTGATTACTGGTTCCTGCAATGACTAACTTAAtacaaaaacctttattcttgATGTAGTATTAATGACCTAATACCACTGATATCATCTTGTTTccattaaaataacattgcaCAGTAATTAGTaagaaatcggttaaaaaactTACATCTTTAGTTTGTAAGTCGTCACTAGACTTCGTCGCTTTCATCTGAGCAGAACTCTCACCAATAATTTCACTTTGAATCTCACTTATAGTACTGTTTTTGGTTGCCAATGATATATTTCTTTCTTGTAAACTCGAGCTCATCTCCGAAGCGAACTCCTCGAACGAATCTGTCGGATTTAGGATGCTGTCGTAGCATGCACCGGGTTCCAAATCATCAGGAGGATTATCCTGAATGACAGCCGCAGGAACGTCTTTAGATGTGGAAGCCATAACgagtaattttcaaataaattataaattattataagatattttaCAACTGCAAAACGGCATCAATAATGTTATAGATGTTGCGTTCCATTTTAAAGTTGTTATAAAACAATTAGTCATACGATTTCTCTTTTACTCTCGTACGTATATTATC
This genomic window from Helicoverpa zea isolate HzStark_Cry1AcR chromosome 24, ilHelZeax1.1, whole genome shotgun sequence contains:
- the LOC124642284 gene encoding protein SAND isoform X3, producing the protein MASTSKDVPAAVIQDNPPDDLEPGACYDSILNPTDSFEEFASEMSSSLQERNISLATKNSTISEIQSEIIGESSAQMKATKSSDDLQTKDESISASTSHSNLVEQNGDETDNEKDDYLQSPELVNKEKHVFILSSAGKPIYSRYGNEDKLAGLCGVIQALVSVVEEQNQDILRSITTKDCKAVFLVKGPLILVVVSKSNESETQLVLQLTYAFNQIVSVLTLTQLNRIFEQRRNYDLRRLLSGAERLIDHLLIFMEKDPAFLLGAVRCLPLPEKARENITNAIQTTCNKIRDLVFAIMLAGNQLITLVRMKKYTLHPSDIHLLFNLVRSSESFKTAESWTPICLPKFDSTGFLHGHVSYISEDCQACLLLLTVQRDAFFPLSQAKHTIAEKLRRSNCLVAINDALNRNEELPTTNPLKHIGIPEIRHFMYKCKSTAQLFTSDPISLDKLQDYRMRHKVGGDIMVKKAERLSDIDYVRNYRRFCSSIHCTSTPAKLIFRSNSSDTVLAWVTNGFELYVTFDPLMEKDQAIKAVDRLLKWIKKEEQRIFIMHAPTF
- the LOC124642284 gene encoding vacuolar fusion protein MON1 homolog A isoform X4 gives rise to the protein MESISASTSHSNLVEQNGDETDNEKDDYLQSPELVNKEKHVFILSSAGKPIYSRYGNEDKLAGLCGVIQALVSVVEEQNQDILRSITTKDCKAVFLVKGPLILVVVSKSNESETQLVLQLTYAFNQIVSVLTLTQLNRIFEQRRNYDLRRLLSGAERLIDHLLIFMEKDPAFLLGAVRCLPLPEKARENITNAIQTTCNKIRDLVFAIMLAGNQLITLVRMKKYTLHPSDIHLLFNLVRSSESFKTAESWTPICLPKFDSTGFLHGHVSYISEDCQACLLLLTVQRDAFFPLSQAKHTIAEKLRRSNCLVAINDALNRNEELPTTNPLKHIGIPEIRHFMYKCKSTAQLFTSDPISLDKLQDYRMRHKVGGDIMVKKAERLSDIDYVRNYRRFCSSIHCTSTPAKLIFRSNSSDTVLAWVTNGFELYVTFDPLMEKDQAIKAVDRLLKWIKKEEQRIFIMHAPTF
- the LOC124642285 gene encoding pre-mRNA-splicing factor 38-like, translating into MANRTVKDAKSIRGTNPQYLIEKIIRSRIYDSKYWKEECFALTAELLVDKAMELRYVGGVHGGFIYPTPFLCLVLKMLQIQPEKDIVVEFIKNEEFKYVRALGAFYMRLTGSSVDCYKYLEPLYNDNRKLRRQNREGQFEIVHVDEFIDELLREERLCDVILPRIQKRHFLEENNELEPKVSALDDDLDEEMPSDEENVDTEVKENKREKERRGDRDRRRDRSRERDRREKDRKRDRSRSRDRDRRREREREREREKEREKEREKDRSREQREREKDRRDRDRHDVDRRRDRGRY
- the LOC124642284 gene encoding protein SAND isoform X1 encodes the protein MILLYVGTKYEGRVTKGLEYSGCVWVFWPDLTPALQKRNQLNIDRYYVPAAVIQDNPPDDLEPGACYDSILNPTDSFEEFASEMSSSLQERNISLATKNSTISEIQSEIIGESSAQMKATKSSDDLQTKDESISASTSHSNLVEQNGDETDNEKDDYLQSPELVNKEKHVFILSSAGKPIYSRYGNEDKLAGLCGVIQALVSVVEEQNQDILRSITTKDCKAVFLVKGPLILVVVSKSNESETQLVLQLTYAFNQIVSVLTLTQLNRIFEQRRNYDLRRLLSGAERLIDHLLIFMEKDPAFLLGAVRCLPLPEKARENITNAIQTTCNKIRDLVFAIMLAGNQLITLVRMKKYTLHPSDIHLLFNLVRSSESFKTAESWTPICLPKFDSTGFLHGHVSYISEDCQACLLLLTVQRDAFFPLSQAKHTIAEKLRRSNCLVAINDALNRNEELPTTNPLKHIGIPEIRHFMYKCKSTAQLFTSDPISLDKLQDYRMRHKVGGDIMVKKAERLSDIDYVRNYRRFCSSIHCTSTPAKLIFRSNSSDTVLAWVTNGFELYVTFDPLMEKDQAIKAVDRLLKWIKKEEQRIFIMHAPTF
- the LOC124642284 gene encoding protein SAND isoform X2, translated to MILLYVGTKYEGRVTKGLEYSGCVWVFWPDLTPALQKRNQLNIDRYYSFEEFASEMSSSLQERNISLATKNSTISEIQSEIIGESSAQMKATKSSDDLQTKDESISASTSHSNLVEQNGDETDNEKDDYLQSPELVNKEKHVFILSSAGKPIYSRYGNEDKLAGLCGVIQALVSVVEEQNQDILRSITTKDCKAVFLVKGPLILVVVSKSNESETQLVLQLTYAFNQIVSVLTLTQLNRIFEQRRNYDLRRLLSGAERLIDHLLIFMEKDPAFLLGAVRCLPLPEKARENITNAIQTTCNKIRDLVFAIMLAGNQLITLVRMKKYTLHPSDIHLLFNLVRSSESFKTAESWTPICLPKFDSTGFLHGHVSYISEDCQACLLLLTVQRDAFFPLSQAKHTIAEKLRRSNCLVAINDALNRNEELPTTNPLKHIGIPEIRHFMYKCKSTAQLFTSDPISLDKLQDYRMRHKVGGDIMVKKAERLSDIDYVRNYRRFCSSIHCTSTPAKLIFRSNSSDTVLAWVTNGFELYVTFDPLMEKDQAIKAVDRLLKWIKKEEQRIFIMHAPTF